Proteins encoded within one genomic window of Mauremys mutica isolate MM-2020 ecotype Southern chromosome 11, ASM2049712v1, whole genome shotgun sequence:
- the NUDT1 gene encoding 7,8-dihydro-8-oxoguanine triphosphatase isoform X3: MAPAPSQAPPQPRARLPASPPRPPRPETRSAPRVPARLRAGRGGEKAAFRLCAPRPRSGARSGSCFRPGPFRRSNRRRRAAPRGAAGGRSGADGAMFTSKLFTLVLVVQPQQVLLGMKKRGFGAGRWNGFGGKVQVDETIEQAAHSHGVGNWTVHRCI; encoded by the exons ATGGCTCCGGCCCCCAGCCAAGCGCCTCCGCAGCCCCGCGCCCGGCTCCCGGCGTCTCCTCCGAGGCCTCCCCGCCCAGAAACACGCTCTGCGCCGCGGGTTCCGGCTCGGCTccgcgcggggcggggcggggagaaaGCGGCTTTCCGGCTCTGCGCGCCGCGGCCTCGCTCGGGCGCCCGGTCCGGCTCCTGCTTCCGTCCGGGCCCTTTTCGACGGAGCAACCGCCGCCGCCGGGCCGCTCCACGTGGGGCCGCCggggggcggagcggggcag ACGGAGCGATGTTCACAAGCAAGCTCTTCACACTGGTGCTGGTGGTGCAGCCCCAGCAGGTGTTGCTGGGCATGAAGAAACGTGGATTCGGGGCTGGGCGCTGGAATGGATTCGGGGGCAAAGTGCAAGTGGATGAGACCATAGAGCAGGCAGCCCACAG CCACGGTGTAGGGAACTGGACTGTACACAGATGTATCTAA
- the NUDT1 gene encoding 7,8-dihydro-8-oxoguanine triphosphatase isoform X2: MFTSKLFTLVLVVQPQQVLLGMKKRGFGAGRWNGFGGKVQVDETIEQAAHRELLEESGLTVDNLQKMGQITFEFVGNSELMEVHIFRADTFHGEPTESDEMRPQWFQLDQVPFSHMWPDDVYWFPLLLQKKLFRGYFKFQGLDTILEYTLRQVEEV; the protein is encoded by the exons ATGTTCACAAGCAAGCTCTTCACACTGGTGCTGGTGGTGCAGCCCCAGCAGGTGTTGCTGGGCATGAAGAAACGTGGATTCGGGGCTGGGCGCTGGAATGGATTCGGGGGCAAAGTGCAAGTGGATGAGACCATAGAGCAGGCAGCCCACAG GGAGTTGCTGGAAGAGAGCGGATTGACTGTAGACAATTTGCAGAAGATGGGTCAGATCACCTTTGAGTTTGTAGGTAACTCTGAGCTCATGGAAGTCCACATCTTCCGGGCGGACACCTTTCACGGAGAGCCAACAGAAAGTGACG AAATGCGTCCGCAGTGGTTTCAACTGGATCAGGTGCCTTTCAGTCACATGTGGCCAGATGATGTCTACTGGTTCCCCCTACTGCTCCAAAAGAAGTTGTTCCGGGGCTATTTTAAGTTCCAGGGCCTAGACACTATTCTGGAGTACACGCTGAGACAGGTGGAGGAGGTTTGA
- the NUDT1 gene encoding 7,8-dihydro-8-oxoguanine triphosphatase isoform X1 yields the protein MFTSKLFTLVLVVQPQQVLLGMKKRGFGAGRWNGFGGKVQVDETIEQAAHRCVVPADCRSQHAPSHLGPSRLAIWNSSWTNTCWDLCTLELLEESGLTVDNLQKMGQITFEFVGNSELMEVHIFRADTFHGEPTESDEMRPQWFQLDQVPFSHMWPDDVYWFPLLLQKKLFRGYFKFQGLDTILEYTLRQVEEV from the exons ATGTTCACAAGCAAGCTCTTCACACTGGTGCTGGTGGTGCAGCCCCAGCAGGTGTTGCTGGGCATGAAGAAACGTGGATTCGGGGCTGGGCGCTGGAATGGATTCGGGGGCAAAGTGCAAGTGGATGAGACCATAGAGCAGGCAGCCCACAG GTGCGTGGTCCCAGCAGATTGCAGATCCCAGCATGCTCCGAGCCATCTTGGTCCAAGTAGGCTGGCAATTTGGAATTCAAGCTGGACCAATACTTGCTGGGACCTGTGCACTTT GGAGTTGCTGGAAGAGAGCGGATTGACTGTAGACAATTTGCAGAAGATGGGTCAGATCACCTTTGAGTTTGTAGGTAACTCTGAGCTCATGGAAGTCCACATCTTCCGGGCGGACACCTTTCACGGAGAGCCAACAGAAAGTGACG AAATGCGTCCGCAGTGGTTTCAACTGGATCAGGTGCCTTTCAGTCACATGTGGCCAGATGATGTCTACTGGTTCCCCCTACTGCTCCAAAAGAAGTTGTTCCGGGGCTATTTTAAGTTCCAGGGCCTAGACACTATTCTGGAGTACACGCTGAGACAGGTGGAGGAGGTTTGA